From a single Stomoxys calcitrans chromosome 4, idStoCalc2.1, whole genome shotgun sequence genomic region:
- the LOC131997200 gene encoding uncharacterized protein LOC131997200, which yields MAGYLPRPESPRPARPTRPRFDPREPRYRPASWQYACGLCQEDHAIRSCPRFRQMTPYQRYETVERRSYCRNCLARSHLAPDCPVVTACRTCDYRHHTMLHGAPQLRETYGSYSPPPMEIANPRQLAIEPANQMPIVQGPPPVEIPYSRATVFVPTAMVELAPEEQDDWAGVRVLLCQASTITRIAAATVTRLGIPTRERRGHRLATIRLRSRHASRRTMYTIRAVVTRDLPRRPYSDPIIPDPTSSLRSLSLADADPRGNEPIDVEVGADAYAHLRRSGVLQPGLGAVFAQETDWGYVFVGPVTSQARNQN from the coding sequence ATGGCCGGATATTTACCTCGCCCAGAGTCCCCACGACCCGCCAGACCCACACGCCCTCGCTTCGACCCACGGGAACCCAGGTATCGCCccgcatcttggcagtatgcctGTGGCCTCTGCCAGGAGGACCACGCCATACGGTCATGCCCGCGGTTCCGGCAAATGACACCGTATCAGAGATACGAGACAGTTGAGAGACGGAGTTACTGTCGGAACTGTCTGGCGCGCAGCCATCTGGCCCCAGACTGCCCCGTGGTCACTGCCTGCCGAACATGCGACTACCGCCATCACACAATGCTGCATGGAGCCCCACAGCTTAGGGagacatatggcagctacagccCGCCCCCAATGGAGATTGCCAACCCACGGCAACTTGCAATCGAACCAGCCAACCAGATGCCCATCGTCCAAGGCCCTCCCCCGGTCGAGATACCTTACAGCCGGGCCACTGTTTTTGTACCCACGGCGATGGTGGAATTGGCACCCGAGGAGCAGGACGATTGGGCTGGGGTACGGGTACTTTTGTGCCAGGCATCGACCATCACCCGAATCGCGGCAGCCACAGTAACTCGCCTGGGGATACCAACGAGAGAGCGCAGAGGGCACCGTCTGGCAACAATAAGACTTCGGTCAAGGCATGCGTCGAGGAGGACCATGTATACCATCCGGGCAGTGGTGACCCGGGATTTGCCGCGACGACCCTATTCAGATCCCATCATTCCCGACCCCACAAGCAGCCTAAGATCCCTTTCTTTGGCAGATGCTGACCCTAGAGGCAACGAACCAATCGATGTAGAGGTAGGGGCCGATGCCTACGCCCACCTCCGGAGGAGTGGTGTTTTACAACCCGGATTGGGAGCCGTCTTCGCCCAGGAGACAGATTGGGGATACGTGTTCGTCGGCCCAGTCACCTCACAGGCaagaaaccaaaattaa